A region of Oncorhynchus masou masou isolate Uvic2021 chromosome 29, UVic_Omas_1.1, whole genome shotgun sequence DNA encodes the following proteins:
- the LOC135519093 gene encoding protein ABHD13-like, whose protein sequence is MEKPWRLWGSVERCALALASWSWGACRISLLALILTFHLYGGFFLLALILASVAAILYKFQDVLLYFPDQPSSSRLYVAMPTGIPHENVYIRTKDGVRLNLILLRYTGGDSLDNPGVAPVNESNPASTAPPTILYFHGNAGNIGHRVPNALLMLVNLKANVVLVDYRGYGKSEGEPSEDGLNLDAQATLDYVMTRPDLDKTKVMVFGRSLGGAVAVRLASANPHRVAAIVVENTFLSIPHMAATLFSFLPMRLLPLWFYRNQFLSYRQVALCRMPSLFVSGLSDQLIPPVMMKQLYELSPARTKRLAIFSEGTHNDTWQCQGYFAALEQFVKDLMNSHTREESVQSTASVTII, encoded by the coding sequence atGGAGAAGCCGTGGAGGCTGTGGGGCTCGGTGGAGCGCTGTGCCCTGGCCTTGGCCTCCTGGTCCTGGGGTGCCTGTCGCATCTCCCTCCTGGCCCTCATCCTCACCTTCCACCTCTACGGAGGCTTCTTTCTCCTGGCTCTCATCCTGGCCTCGGTGGCCGCCATCCTCTACAAGTTCCAGGACGTGCTGCTCTACTTCCCcgaccagccctcctcctcccgGCTCTATGTGGCCATGCCAACAGGCATCCCCCATGAGAACGTCTACATCCGCACCAAGGACGGCGTGCGCCTCAACCTTATCCTGCTCCGCTACACCGGCGGAGACAGTCTTGATAACCCCGGGGTCGCCCCCGTCAACGAATCTAACCCTGCCTCCACGGCCCCGCCCACAATCCTTTATTTCCACGGCAACGCAGGCAACATCGGGCACCGGGTGCCCAACGCTCTGCTGATGCTGGTGAACCTGAAGGCCAACGTGGTGCTGGTGGACTACCGGGGGTATGGGAAGAGCGAGGGCGAGCCCAGTGAGGACGGCCTGAACCTGGACGCCCAGGCCACACTGGACTACGTGATGACCCGGCCTGACCTGGACAAGACCAAGGTGATGGTGTTTGGCCGCTCTCTTGGGGGCGCAGTGGCGGTTCGCCTGGCCTCGGCCAACCCTCACCGCGTGGCTGCCATCGTGGTGGAGAACACCTTCCTCAGCATCCCCCACATGGCCGCcacactcttctccttcctgccCATGAGGCTGCTGCCCCTGTGGTTCTACCGGAACCAGTTCCTGTCCTACAGACAGGTGGCGCTGTGCCGGATGCCCTCGCTGTTCGTGTCGGGCCTGTCAGACCAGCTCATCCCGCCCGTCATGATGAAGCAACTTTACGAACTGTCGCCGGCACGAACTAAACGTCTGGCCATCTTCTCTGAGGGCACGCACAATGACACATGGCAGTGCCAGGGCTACTTCGCTGCACTGGAACAGTTTGTCAAGGACCTGATGAATAGCCACACCCGCGAGGAGAGCGTCCAGTCCACAGCCAGTGTCACAATCATCTAG